ATTCGTACACACAGATGATGCTAGCAACCAAGTATTCAAATGAGCCCAACACAAGCAACATATAAAGCTAATCTGTAATAAAGTTGAATCTCCACCAAAGATGGTTACATTAAGTCTTAATAGATACTAACAAGTCTTCAGCTCAGCATTCCCATCCCCCATCAATTCTCCGATCACCATTTTCTCTCCtagcaaaacaaacaaaactaaATTCGAAAAAAACACATCTTGAACCAAGAAACAACAATAATGCACAAGGAATATCATCATAAAGAATTCAGAAAAACAAACCCAACAAGAATAAGAGTCTTAGCAACAAAACCAGAGGAAAAAGACAAAAACCAGAAGACAAAAGGGACTTTAAAACATAGTCTCACACTAGATCTCCAAAACCCTCCAAAGATCTAACCTTTACAAGTTGCAAGATTCAGATGCAGAACCCATTTTCCAGTTTTCAAGCAAGAGATTACTACTCATCACACATCTAAACATTCTCACATCTCAACACAGAACAATGAGATGCAATGCTTGAAAAAGGCCTTACCTTTTAGAGCATTTGAAGTGAGTGAATCAGTATAATATTGTAAAGATCTGGTGAGATTGTTAAATGGGTCGGGGCTGCTCAGGAATTCCTGTATCAACTTTGAAATGATCTTCAAGTTTTAGTGTGCTCtctctttcactctctctctatctcttctctgtcttttttcttccttttttaattaaattttctcctcttttcATCTATGATGTAAAAAGGGAgagtattattaaaatttattttactatttgaaattgaaaattttgaaggcctctctctctctctctctaagaTATACAGCGGCAAGTTGTGTCTGCTTCTGTAGATTTTGGTATGTGCCAGCTCTGCTTCTCCAGATAAGGAAGTAAGAATATATACGATTAATTAAGTattgaaataatatttgtacaaattaataataataaaaagttacacattatataatttgttattatttCAGTCAGTTTATTTAAAGCTTATACTTCATCGGCATATACTATATAATtcgaattatattttatatacgtTTAAAGTCTATACTTAAAAATGTACGattaaggaaaaaaataataagttgGCATATTATTGTGATATGAAAAATTAGTAGTCAATACTTATTTATGGTACAACCCGTGACACGTTTAAAACATAGCACATAAAAATAAATGCATCAAGGAATATGTGACGATTTTTATTACGGTAACAGGTATTCTAATAACATtgtatactagtagtatatttttagaaatgatCAAATCAACAATTACAAATATTTATCAATGATTTTATATACCGACGTATCTCGTGACATTATCTCTCAGTTCGATTGTCTTGACCTTCCTGGACTACATTCCTTCTTCCAAGTGACGGATCCAGAAACTTCATATTGGGGGTGCGATAAATAACTACACTAgcttaaaaatttgaaattcaatcGATCTTTTACCTTTtgttatttcagttttttttttctatgagTCACTTTATCgtacataaaaaaatagattatttttagtgttattacttgaaaattttttacTATTTGAAATTGAAGTTCTTAAATATTTGTATaacaaatttagaaaatattttaaatatttaaactaaaataaaatgccTACGGTGAAATATCAAATATGAGCATAATTAGAATTAGAAGTCATAATTAATAAAGAGTATATCAAATCATAATGCTTTATTgtgaataataaattttatatttaatcaaacattacttagaaacctaaattgtactactactaaatgtgaataataaattttatatttaatcaaaCATTACTTAGAAACCTAAATTGTACTACTACTAAATGATAGAGTAGAAAAAATAGAACATATAAGAGAAAAACAGAAAATGGTCCTGGGGGAGTTCGATCCTGGGTTGAGATGCTATGACAAAGGAGCATTTCACCACTAGGCTATATGTAAACGTCGAAGTGAGCACTGAATATTGTCTATCAATGGAGAGAAAAATGACTATTTAGCTATACATGTATGACAATTATATCCTTGCTATCTGTGccgtattttaaaataaattactacctccgtctccTAAATATTATCCCACTTTGATTCaccatggattttaagaaatgtaatggaaagtgagttgaaaaagttagtgaattgtgggtcctacttttatatattagttttataataaaatgtgagtagaaatgagttagtggaatatgatgtcaactaccaaaaatgataaaaaagtgaaatgagacaaaatttgagggacggacgaaaatggaaaaattggaCAAACTTTCAGGAACGGAGATGTAGTACATAAATGTACGTACATGATTTCCCATATAATGTATAAGATATATTTACATGAGTCGAGtctatataaaatttattaatacaAATATATCTCTCTCAATCAATAGTTGTTGATgtttgtttgaattttgatgAATGATGATGGACCAAATGGGCCaatcttttatgtgtttgttcATGTTTAATAAACTATACATGCCACACTTGAGACGGCtaatataatagtactatacTAAACTATGGAACAATTCTTTTTTGGGTAATGcatgttaatggaattccattttaatgaagaagtttagttgtattccgactcagggagtgacgcacaacagttatgcgtcgttattaatgaacgacgcacaacccttatgcgtctttggttaatgacgcacaagggttatgcgtcgtttaaagacgcataagaattatgcgtcttaccctaatgacgcataacccttatgcgtcacactggtaagcattcccgcctgtcacccgggcgacccgggttcgatccccggcaaaGGCGCATAATTCTTTTTTATAAGAGTAATAtctatttgccaaaaataaatgtttagaataactcatttttatcaaatactaatcacttaaaaaattgcgccattgccggggatcgaacccgggtcacccaGGTGACAGGCAGAaatgcttaccagtgtgacgcataagggttatgcgtcactagggtaagacgcataattcttatgcgtctttgaacgacgcataacccttgtgcgtcattaaccaaagacgcataagggttgtgcgtcgttcattaataacgacgcataattgttgtgcgtcactccctgagtcggaatatatctaaacctcttcattaaaatggaattccattactaGACTAGAACAAAAGTAGAAAGAGCTCACTAAACTATACATGCCACACTTGAGACGGCTAATATAAGTAGTatgataattatattttattttattttaaataaatgtaCATGCTCATTTCGTCCATGAACTAATCATGTAGTTTTAttctaaataaatatacatgtTCAATTCATAATTTGAAATCCTTAATTAAAGTAGCCGAATACAATGTAACTATGCATTCAGTTTAATTATAGATAGATGATTCGAATATTTCCTGAATATGACAAGCATATATAGAAGCATAGTTATGGTTGATTTATTCATCTATTGATCGACTCGACTATATTGTTAATTTCAAACATGAAATGTTTTTTTCGTGTTAATTTGAAGATGCTTGGAGCGGTATATGGAGTAATTTAAATGATATTTGCATAGACTTAATTAGTGCTTCCTTCACaatcacaaaaaataaacaaatcatCAGAAAAAAAAGGTTTCAAGTTGTCTAGAAATATTAATGCTATCAAGAGTGAGGTGTATAGCGTcacaatttcatttaatttcgGATTAGTGTCGTTTTAGTAGTTAAGTGTTTTTAAAAACCAAGTATCGTTTGAAGTTTTATTTGATCAGCTTTATATGTTTGCATACTCTTTTaatttactccataattaattattgtaaGTATTGGTTCTTTTCCATAAATCAATTTAGATAAACATGGAGTAGTATAAGTAAAAGTGTTAAATCCCATGTtttcattaataaataaatcaacCTTATAATGGGACACTAGCATTAATTGATTAGATGGTTATAGTCCACCCCATATCAATTGTCGATTGAATAAGTCCTCAAAGTTAAGAGGAAAATTAAATGTCGACATAATTACAAAAACTTCCACAGATGATAGATTTAGTAAATGATtgataataatatataataataataataataataataataataaaatccagaataaaaacataaaaagaagtcATTTCGATTCTTTAAATTCCACAAGGACCACTCTCTGAAATTCCATTACAATTTGTTTTagtaaattaaatagaaaagaATAGGAAATTAATAAGAATAGATAAGATGTTGGCATTTTAGTTATtgtttcttcaattttcatAATAGTAAAAATTAATTCTACAGTTTTGCTAGTAGTATTTTGGTAGGGGATAATTGGACTAGAGAAAACAGGACAAGACAAATATTCAAAAGTTGAAATTGTTAAAATTCTCAAAAGATTAAAAAACCTTTTTAATTCGAGAGAGAGACACAACTTGTTTGGCTTTGGGAAcctatttttctctttctttaaaAGATAGGTGGTAATTGGGATTTTCGCTTTTTGACTACTCCAATAATTATACTTCAACCATTAAACCCTATAACTATTTACAAGATCATTTGATTTTGTGCCGTttaatttttgcatttttaatgGGTGTTATACTGTTATAGTCTACAATACGCAATTTATGATATACTACTATACTGATTATGTATCGAGTAATTGCAAAATTAATTATGACATTAATAGGCTATCGAATATTACTATTGATTtatgaattattttaaaaaatgatcatAAACAATTTATATTATAGTGGATCCGTAAATATTCGAacttttaatgtatttttagaaATCACCCTTTTTTATAATTCAGATACACAAATTTTATATCTTATTTTTCCATACAAATTTCGGGGGAGAAGTCTATAAAGCTTATATGATAAATTAAATCTAGCATAGGGGTACTAAAatcatcattttttatttggatCTTAACTAATTTCAATTTGCCAATTCGATTTCTACACCAACTttttataacaaaaattaaataaacatatCTGAATTCAATTTTcagataaaatcataaaaacactaaaaaatcaTGTATTTACATACCTAATAAATTTTAGATAAAACTCAGTAAGCTTATATTCGGGGCCGAGTGGCCCGATTCCGTGAAGCACACTGTGAGCTTTACGGCCCATATTATTTTCAGCATTAGAGAAGAGCTCTGCTTCCGAATTGTTGGTGAAAATCCCACTTTCTTAATCCTCTTTCAAGTACATCATTAGTTGCTAATTGCTTCATTAATAAGGTGAATTAACGTTCAATAGTGAAATTAGGTATGAATAGAGCCATAATGATCATAGTCATGGCGATTTACCAACTAACAAAACCTATAAAAGTACCTTCGTAGATAAATTAAAGTTCAACATGTACTTATTTTTTGCACGATGTTTAAAAAATTGATGCTTTTAGTGTGTTATGTGGATAAGTAATATAGATAAATTAAGgtaaagaaaaaatagagagaataagggaggaaagaaaaattaaattaattattacttcattcgtcacataataagagtcatagtatttgatttgtgcatgagttttaagaaatataaaaaaatggatcGAATAAGTTAGCGGAAAATGAATTccatttatattatatattaattttataataaaaaaatgtcacgcagttgaaatgaaaaaaaaaatagcgaaataaaaaggaaaaacgaCTTTAGTTGATCTGAACTATATATTTAAAACTAAAGTTAATGTTGATCAAATACAGCGACTACAAAAATGCCACACTGTTGAAAtgtcaaatgaaaaaaaaaacagagctTTTCTATAGATCAAATTCACTAAGTTACAAATCAAGAATTCAAAACATGACATATAGTTGAGATTTAAGATATCTTTAGCGTTACAAAACTTGAACTACAATTTACACAACACAAGCTTCAACCCTTATGTCATCTAGGGCCTGAGAGGCGAACCGCGGAGAGATAGGCGTCGCTGTTGCAGTCCGAGGGGCCCGAGGAGGTGCCGCCTTCACTGATGGACTTAAAGAAGCTCGAGTAAAGCCTCGACCCTAGCTGGGAAGCCGTTGGAGGCGGAGGGACCGGGCTCAGCCCTTCGAGCATCTGCACAACTTTAGTCATAGGCGGCCGAAGATGCATATCATCTTGTATGCACCACAAAGCAACTTTGATGGCTATATCAACCCTCTCATCTTCCTCATTGATCTTCAGCTTCTCATCCATGATGTCCTTCAACTTACCTTCCTCCATCATCTTGAACGCGTACGAAGGGAAGTGCGACTTCTCAGAGCTCTGCGAAGGATCATAGTTTTTCCGGCCACCAATGAGCTCGAGCAACACCATGCCATAGCTATACACGTCGCTCTTCTCTGATATAGCATAGCTAGTGATCCACTCTGGTGCAAGATAGCCTCTAGTTCCCCTCATCGTTGTGAACACGTGGCTTTGCTCGCGTGTCATGAGCTTCGCCAGCCCAAAATCGGAGACCTTAGCCATGAAGTGGTCATCGAGAAGCACGTTCTCAGGCTTGATGTCGCAATGTATGATCTTGACATCACAGTCCTCGTGGAGATAAGCGAGGCCTTTGGCTGTTCCGACAGCAATGTTGTATCGCGTGTTCCAATCAAGCAAGAGCTCGCCTTTGTCCTGCTTGAACAGCCATTTGTCTAAGGAGCCATTGGCCATGTACTCGTAGGCTAGGAGGCGGTGGCTCCCATCCGCGCAGAAGCCCCTGAGGCGGACTAGGTGGACGTGGTGGATGCTGCCTATGATGCTCACTTCAGCACGAAACTCCTTCTTGCCTTGGCCAATGCCTTCGAGTTGCTTGACAGCAAGGCGAGTTCCATCAGGGAGATTACCGTCATAGACTGATCCGAACCCTCCTTGTCCGAGCTTGACAGAGAAGTCCCTTGTGGCTGTCTGGAGGTCTTTGTAGCTAAACCGGATTGGCATCCCGGATAGGCCTTCCAAGAAGTTGTCCTCCTCCTCCGAGCTCTCCCTATGCGTGTCAGGTGCTTTCTTGTTTTTCCGGTAGAAATGGAATGCAGCAAAAACCATTGCTAATATCACAACCACAGTCACAATCACAATGACTATCACTATATGGGAAGAAGGCTTACTACTGTCTCCGCCTCCGTCCCTCCTTCCATTGCTCAAGATTTTGAGATACGAAGTGTAGCCACCTCCGTTACTAGATCCTTCCATGCTCCCTATCTCATTAAACTGGAAGCAATTCCCCGAACTATTCTGGAAAAACATAGCACCACACGAGCAATTGCTAAGACACAAAGCTTTGCAGCTTTCTAAGGTGGTTTCCTTACTGAATGGCTGAACAAATGGCAACGCGAAGTAGCTAAGATCATCACCGCCACTAACAAGTTCTACCTGAACATCACAGGGAGGAGAGGCCATAGATTTGCACGACGAGGCAATGGATGAGGGACACTGGCATGAATTACCGGGATAACAGACTGTGTAGGGATCACAGGCTGTAGGCCTACTACATTGATCTTGTGGTATTCTTGTCGAAGATGGATTAGTCGAGCCACCCTGAAGCATGGAGAATGTGATAGAACCATCACTGCCTATCACAGCGATCCACGTTGCATTTGCATTGGTGCTCTCCGAGAAGATGAACTGCCAAAGCAACACCTTACTCGAATCATAAAATTTCCAAGAATTGCCACTTAGAATAGCTGAGGCCACTGCACCGCCCCCTTTATTGATGGTTATCCGGGTATCTCTTCTCATAGTCCAATACAGCTGTGGGGGGTTGAAACCCGCGGAGAGAGACATGTCCCCGGCCTTGATCTCAAGTGAGTAAGTCAAGTTGGCCGTGCCACGGTCGCTAACAAGCCGCATTCCTTGAGAGAATTCTTGATTTGGGAGAAGGGTGTTAGTGGGATGGCCAAAACTCTGCCAAACAAAGCTAGTGTTATCACTCCCAACCAAAACAAGATTCCCATTATCCAACAACTGCAATGAAGAAACTCCTTTGTTTGCAGTATCAGAAGACCAGATTGTGGATCCATCACTCTGCAAGAAGGCATTGCCAGAGACATCGAACTCGAAGCTGTCTGAATTCTTAACCGGGGAATCCCTGTTGGCAGCCCAAACTATAGTTGAGCTTTTGTGCATCACAACAAGAAGAAATAGAGTAACATCAGCAGCAGTGGTGGTTAAACCAAAGGCGAAATTCAAGTTGTTTGATAACATAAACATTCCATCATTGTCTAT
This sequence is a window from Salvia splendens isolate huo1 chromosome 5, SspV2, whole genome shotgun sequence. Protein-coding genes within it:
- the LOC121805179 gene encoding G-type lectin S-receptor-like serine/threonine-protein kinase SD2-5, giving the protein MGNWGFSCIPVVLLLLLEFCSGSVQRIGKIDPGFKGAQMHYIDNDGMFMLSNNLNFAFGLTTTAADVTLFLLVVMHKSSTIVWAANRDSPVKNSDSFEFDVSGNAFLQSDGSTIWSSDTANKGVSSLQLLDNGNLVLVGSDNTSFVWQSFGHPTNTLLPNQEFSQGMRLVSDRGTANLTYSLEIKAGDMSLSAGFNPPQLYWTMRRDTRITINKGGGAVASAILSGNSWKFYDSSKVLLWQFIFSESTNANATWIAVIGSDGSITFSMLQGGSTNPSSTRIPQDQCSRPTACDPYTVCYPGNSCQCPSSIASSCKSMASPPCDVQVELVSGGDDLSYFALPFVQPFSKETTLESCKALCLSNCSCGAMFFQNSSGNCFQFNEIGSMEGSSNGGGYTSYLKILSNGRRDGGGDSSKPSSHIVIVIVIVTVVVILAMVFAAFHFYRKNKKAPDTHRESSEEEDNFLEGLSGMPIRFSYKDLQTATRDFSVKLGQGGFGSVYDGNLPDGTRLAVKQLEGIGQGKKEFRAEVSIIGSIHHVHLVRLRGFCADGSHRLLAYEYMANGSLDKWLFKQDKGELLLDWNTRYNIAVGTAKGLAYLHEDCDVKIIHCDIKPENVLLDDHFMAKVSDFGLAKLMTREQSHVFTTMRGTRGYLAPEWITSYAISEKSDVYSYGMVLLELIGGRKNYDPSQSSEKSHFPSYAFKMMEEGKLKDIMDEKLKINEEDERVDIAIKVALWCIQDDMHLRPPMTKVVQMLEGLSPVPPPPTASQLGSRLYSSFFKSISEGGTSSGPSDCNSDAYLSAVRLSGPR